The Thalassotalea sp. 273M-4 genome includes a region encoding these proteins:
- a CDS encoding inovirus Gp2 family protein — MSSTNLPKHYSLHHTPLFEGLPVNIEKGPLLVGCLKAMKKTIDYALSDYKQTFAFRLDLRFCSDFDATDSKFISRFESSIKAQIYADEQRRIKAGVRVHRTKVRVIWVKEWGYSSKGLKPHYHLAILLNKQAYRTLGDFKRVSGNMAARCRKACASALNKKLCDVTQLVHFPEKGVYIIGKRSPEDIAQLKAFFFRISYFAKLRQKKYGGEGNMYGASRK, encoded by the coding sequence ATGAGCAGTACAAACTTACCAAAACATTATTCTCTTCACCATACACCTTTATTTGAAGGGCTACCGGTAAATATCGAAAAAGGTCCTCTACTTGTCGGTTGCTTAAAGGCAATGAAGAAAACAATTGACTACGCTTTGAGTGACTATAAGCAAACTTTTGCTTTTCGACTCGATCTAAGGTTTTGTAGCGACTTCGATGCTACAGATAGCAAATTCATATCTCGATTTGAGAGCTCAATTAAAGCGCAGATTTATGCTGATGAGCAGCGCCGCATTAAAGCTGGTGTTAGGGTTCACCGAACAAAAGTTAGAGTTATATGGGTGAAGGAGTGGGGTTATAGTTCCAAAGGGCTTAAGCCACATTACCATCTAGCTATTCTACTTAATAAACAGGCTTATAGAACATTAGGAGACTTCAAGCGAGTATCAGGAAATATGGCCGCTAGATGTCGAAAAGCGTGCGCAAGTGCACTGAATAAGAAACTATGTGATGTGACTCAGCTAGTGCATTTTCCTGAAAAAGGCGTATATATAATCGGTAAAAGATCACCTGAGGATATTGCTCAGTTAAAAGCATTCTTCTTTAGGATCAGTTACTTTGCAAAGTTACGACAAAAAAAATATGGAGGAGAGGGGAATATGTATGGAGCCAGTCGAAAGTAA